A region of Solanum dulcamara chromosome 7, daSolDulc1.2, whole genome shotgun sequence DNA encodes the following proteins:
- the LOC129895139 gene encoding uncharacterized protein LOC129895139 translates to MPGLIVETEKKLQEDDWIVEEDDDMDNSDEGDDADDSDDDDDKEDDAQEPTREQLAEIRMKLANIEREIADIRMMMEDNFKQILLTLEALPNKVSEILAHHLAGLSVSHEPGPTPAPTTVDSVASKPDSASSSPAHAPDVDAPPATTSCTPDRAPAFLIPAVVVPIPPIEAGDTHMPDAAA, encoded by the exons ATGCCCGGTCTCATCGTCGAAACCGAGAAGAAGCTTCAGGAGGATGACTGGATCGTGGAAGAAGACGATGACATGGATAATTCCGACGAAGGTGATGACGCCGACGATTCTGACGATGACGATGACAAGGAAGATGACGCCCAAG AGCCGACTAGGGAGCAATTGGCTGAAATTAGGATGAAGTTGGCTAATATTGAAAGGGAGATTGCTGATATTAGAATGATGATGGAAGATAACTTCAAGCAGATCTTGCTAACGCTAGAAGCTCTACCCAATAAGGTTTCAGAGATTCTAGCCCATCATTTAGCTGGTCTATCCGTGTCCCATGAGCCTGGCCCAACCCCCGCACCCACCACCGTGGACAGTGTAGCATCTAAGCCTGATTCTGCCTCCTCTTCACCTGCCCATGCACCTGATGTTGATGCTCCTCCTGCTACTACTAGTTGTACCCCTGATAGGGCTCCTGCTTTTCTTATACCTGCTGTTGTTGTTCCCATCCCGCCTATTGAGGCGGGAGACACACATATGCCAGATGCAGCTGCCTAG